Proteins from a single region of Nitratidesulfovibrio sp.:
- the rplI gene encoding 50S ribosomal protein L9: MKLILRADVENLGRLGDVVTVKPGFGRNFLLPQGLAMLASDANLKAFELERKKLQAKMDALRTAASDLSAKIAATDLVIPVRVGENDKLYGSVTTAIIGDALAEKGVDIDRRRILLDAAIRTLGTHEVRVRLHADVVATLNVKVVAEDKVRDAAEPVVVAEPETPVE, translated from the coding sequence ATGAAGCTGATCCTTCGTGCTGACGTTGAAAATCTGGGCCGCCTCGGCGACGTCGTCACCGTGAAGCCCGGTTTCGGCCGCAACTTCCTGCTGCCGCAGGGCTTGGCCATGCTGGCCTCCGATGCCAACCTGAAGGCGTTCGAACTGGAGCGCAAGAAGCTTCAGGCCAAGATGGACGCCCTGCGCACCGCGGCCTCCGACCTGTCCGCCAAGATCGCGGCCACCGACCTGGTGATCCCCGTTCGCGTGGGCGAAAACGACAAGCTCTACGGTTCCGTCACCACCGCCATCATCGGCGATGCGCTGGCCGAAAAGGGCGTGGACATCGACCGTCGCCGCATTCTGCTCGACGCCGCCATCCGCACCCTGGGCACGCACGAAGTGCGCGTCCGCCTGCACGCCGACGTGGTGGCCACCCTGAACGTCAAGGTTGTTGCCGAAGACAAGGTGCGTGATGCCGCAGAACCCGTCGTGGTCGCCGAACCGGAAACCCCGGTCGAATAG
- the alr gene encoding alanine racemase, with protein sequence MTIAYNKIAVRVRLGALRRNFEKLRRMAPAAMPVIKSDAYGHGLLPVARTLEAAGADAFAAGTVGECAQLRDGGIPGRIVALLGATDAADAECCVARSIVPAVYSADQLEMLAGRAAPGQQVDIALKFDTGMARLGFSEADLPALLDRLHARPMLRPVLVMSHLAVSDDPSRADFTRQQGETFARILSGVRADWPAAQGSLANSAALLAHKELHFDVQRPGIALYGANPLRGTAQEHLGDGLQPAMDVAAPILQVHPLPAGRSISYGRTFTAPRDMTVAIVATGYADAYSRGLSGKGAMTVHGRRVPILGRVCMQMTAVDVTDVPGVTAGDDAYLLGGPGEALTPDDLADLWGTISYEVLCLLGMNPRTHRE encoded by the coding sequence ATGACCATAGCCTACAACAAGATAGCCGTCCGCGTGCGCCTTGGCGCGCTGCGCCGCAATTTCGAAAAATTGCGCCGCATGGCCCCCGCCGCCATGCCGGTGATCAAGTCCGACGCATACGGCCACGGCCTTCTGCCCGTGGCCCGCACCCTGGAAGCCGCCGGGGCCGACGCCTTTGCCGCGGGCACCGTGGGCGAATGTGCCCAACTGCGCGACGGCGGCATTCCCGGTCGCATCGTGGCCCTGCTGGGCGCCACGGACGCCGCTGACGCCGAATGCTGCGTCGCCCGGTCCATAGTACCCGCCGTGTATTCCGCCGACCAGCTGGAAATGCTGGCCGGACGCGCCGCCCCCGGCCAGCAGGTGGACATCGCCCTCAAGTTCGACACCGGCATGGCCCGCCTGGGCTTTTCCGAAGCCGACCTGCCCGCCCTGCTCGACCGGCTGCACGCCCGGCCCATGCTGCGCCCGGTGCTGGTCATGTCGCACCTTGCCGTGTCCGACGATCCTTCGCGGGCCGACTTCACCCGGCAGCAGGGCGAAACCTTTGCCCGCATCCTGTCCGGGGTACGCGCCGACTGGCCCGCCGCGCAGGGGTCGCTGGCCAACTCGGCCGCGCTGCTGGCCCACAAGGAACTGCACTTCGACGTGCAGCGCCCCGGCATCGCCCTGTACGGCGCAAACCCCCTGCGGGGCACCGCGCAAGAGCACCTTGGGGACGGGCTGCAACCGGCCATGGACGTGGCCGCGCCCATCCTGCAGGTGCACCCCCTGCCCGCCGGGCGCAGCATCAGTTACGGCCGCACCTTCACCGCCCCTCGCGACATGACCGTGGCCATCGTGGCCACCGGCTACGCCGACGCCTACAGCCGGGGGCTTTCCGGCAAGGGCGCCATGACCGTGCACGGTCGCCGCGTGCCCATCCTTGGCCGGGTATGCATGCAGATGACCGCCGTGGACGTGACCGACGTGCCCGGCGTGACCGCTGGCGACGACGCCTACCTGCTGGGTGGCCCCGGCGAGGCCCTGACGCCCGACGACCTGGCCGACCTGTGGGGCACCATATCCTATGAAGTGCTCTGCCTGCTGGGCATGAACCCGCGCACCCACAGGGAATAG
- the dnaB gene encoding replicative DNA helicase — MRRVPPHSTEAEQAVLGGILLRNSVLHSVVDTLRPEDFYLPAHQQIYDACLELYRRNAPIDLVTMAEYLQSQSRLEGVGGAVYLAELAQATISAANAEHYATIVRDKSLLRSLIGAGSEIISNCYDASREVQKLLDESEQAVFAISERVSGKMFRSAKELVNKVFEDLVKRCDRKEVVTGVTTGFVQLDQMTSGLQPSDLIIVAARPSMGKTAFALNMCLRAAVNQNTPVAVYSLEMSMEQLVMRMLCSLGKVDLSKVRKGFLDDEDWQRLYHAADVLSQAPVYIDDTPAITTLELRARTRRLKAERGVGLVMVDYLQLMRSARRVDSRELEISEISRSLKALAKELYIPVIALSQLNRKVEERTNKRPMLSDLRESGAIEQDADVIMFIYRDDAYNKRDDNPRKGIAEIIIGKQRNGPVGVAELAYLPSYTAFEDLTFVPPPPSEGYGD; from the coding sequence TTGCGCCGAGTCCCCCCGCACAGCACCGAAGCCGAACAGGCCGTGCTCGGGGGGATTCTGCTTCGCAACTCGGTGCTGCATTCCGTGGTCGATACCTTGCGACCGGAAGACTTCTACCTGCCCGCCCACCAGCAGATCTACGACGCGTGCCTGGAGCTGTACCGGCGCAACGCCCCCATCGACCTCGTGACCATGGCGGAATACCTGCAATCGCAGAGCCGTCTGGAAGGGGTGGGCGGGGCCGTCTATCTTGCCGAACTGGCCCAGGCCACCATCAGCGCCGCCAACGCCGAGCACTACGCCACCATCGTGCGCGACAAGTCGCTGCTGCGTTCGCTGATCGGCGCGGGTTCCGAAATCATCAGCAACTGCTATGATGCCTCGCGCGAGGTGCAGAAGCTGCTGGACGAATCGGAGCAGGCGGTATTCGCCATCTCCGAGCGGGTCAGCGGCAAGATGTTCCGCAGCGCCAAGGAGTTGGTGAACAAGGTCTTTGAAGACCTGGTGAAACGCTGCGACCGCAAGGAAGTGGTCACCGGCGTCACCACCGGCTTCGTGCAGCTCGACCAGATGACCTCAGGCCTGCAACCCTCGGACCTGATCATCGTGGCGGCGCGCCCCTCCATGGGCAAGACCGCCTTCGCCCTGAACATGTGCCTGCGCGCCGCCGTGAACCAGAACACCCCGGTGGCCGTGTACTCCCTGGAAATGTCCATGGAGCAGCTGGTCATGCGCATGCTCTGCTCGCTGGGCAAGGTGGACCTGTCCAAGGTGCGCAAGGGCTTCCTGGACGACGAGGACTGGCAGCGCCTGTACCACGCCGCCGACGTGTTGTCGCAGGCGCCCGTGTACATCGACGACACCCCGGCCATCACCACGCTGGAACTGCGCGCCCGCACCCGCCGCCTGAAGGCGGAACGCGGCGTGGGCCTCGTGATGGTGGACTACCTTCAGTTGATGCGTTCCGCCCGCCGGGTGGATTCGCGCGAACTGGAAATTTCGGAAATCTCGCGGTCGCTGAAGGCCCTGGCCAAGGAACTGTACATCCCGGTCATTGCCCTGTCGCAGCTGAACCGCAAGGTGGAAGAACGTACCAACAAGCGGCCCATGCTCTCGGACTTGCGCGAATCGGGCGCCATCGAGCAGGATGCCGACGTGATCATGTTCATCTACCGCGACGATGCCTACAACAAGCGCGACGACAACCCGCGCAAGGGTATCGCGGAAATCATCATCGGCAAGCAGCGCAACGGCCCCGTAGGCGTTGCCGAGCTTGCCTACCTGCCCTCCTACACCGCGTTCGAGGATTTGACGTTCGTCCCGCCGCCGCCCTCGGAGGGGTATGGGGATTAG
- the rpsR gene encoding 30S ribosomal protein S18, giving the protein MAFKKKFTPRRKFCRFCADKDLPLDYKRADILRDFITERGKIIARRITGTCAHHQRLLTREIKRARQMALLFYTAGHSSDVKKKSQI; this is encoded by the coding sequence ATGGCCTTCAAGAAGAAGTTCACTCCGCGCCGCAAGTTCTGCCGCTTCTGCGCCGACAAGGACCTGCCCCTCGATTACAAGCGCGCCGACATCCTGCGCGACTTCATCACCGAGCGCGGCAAGATCATCGCCCGCCGCATCACCGGCACCTGCGCCCATCACCAGCGTCTGCTCACCCGTGAAATCAAGCGCGCCCGTCAGATGGCTCTCTTGTTCTACACCGCGGGTCACTCCAGCGACGTCAAGAAAAAGAGCCAGATCTAG
- the rpsF gene encoding 30S ribosomal protein S6 — MRKFETLLLLSPELAADAREVLLGTLTGVIEREQGKMVTADHWGMRDLAYPVQKHMRGYYVRLEYLAPGEAVAEVERNIRISDGIFKFVTVKLADAVEEVA; from the coding sequence ATGAGGAAGTTTGAAACGCTGCTGCTCCTTTCCCCGGAGCTGGCCGCGGATGCCCGCGAGGTGCTGCTTGGCACCCTCACCGGTGTCATTGAGCGTGAACAGGGCAAGATGGTCACCGCCGATCACTGGGGCATGCGCGACCTCGCCTACCCCGTGCAGAAGCACATGCGCGGCTACTACGTGCGCCTCGAATACCTCGCCCCCGGCGAGGCCGTGGCCGAAGTGGAACGCAACATCCGCATCTCCGACGGCATCTTCAAGTTCGTCACCGTCAAGCTGGCCGACGCGGTCGAGGAGGTTGCATAA